The following is a genomic window from Cygnus atratus isolate AKBS03 ecotype Queensland, Australia chromosome 8, CAtr_DNAZoo_HiC_assembly, whole genome shotgun sequence.
GTGTCCTTTACAGGATCTGTGCTTGTcagcaggaagaaaggcaggaaatgcattttctttcctccttccctccttgctGGAATCTATGCACTTCAGATTGCGAAAGGGGAAGCTGATGCAGAGCTGTCCTGTTTATGTCTTGGCTGCCTCTGGCCCTGCAGAGGTGGGACTGCAGAGGCTACGCTGCTCCCTTCCCACGGCTGAGGGTCTCCACCTCCTTCATGAAGCGcaggcacagctcctcctgccacGGCAAGGCCACGCACTGCACGGCCACGGGCAGCCCCACGGCTCCTGCCACAGCCTGCAGAGGGGACAGAGTGAGGGGTTACATGGTGGAGCTCGGACCTCCAGCAGCTTTGGGGAGCTTTGTTTAGGCACGTGGccagtcccttccaactcaaggGCTTTCCGTGTCACATACCTGTTTCAGTGTCCTGTCCCAGGAGTCATCGCAGCATCCTCGGTAAAGCTTCAGTTCTTCCTCATCAGCTTCTGTCACCACGCTGACGGGCACGACCCCAGCGGGGAAGTTCAAGACGTTGTACAGCATTGTGGAGGAGACGGCAGCtgagagaagcaaaacagacaACACAGGCAGCTACAGACTCAATTTCAGACGTGTTCCTTGAAGCCCTGAGAACCAGCTACTTTTGTGAGGCAAAACTGCCCAGGGCTGGTCATCCCTGAGTCCCAGTCCTACTGCAAGAAACAACTGCCACCAGATCCACCTTATCCAGAGGTCTGCCAAGCTTTACGgtagttatttttccttcctaatgCCCATAAAATGTTTTGGTGGTGAAGCTCCACAGTAGTGGACAGTTCTGTCCAGTCACAACCATGGTtgtcctctcccctcccaggaAGGTCCCAGGCTCACTTACGGAGGAGTTTCCCTGGGAATCCCACGGTGAAGGCAGGCCCTAGGACAGGGCACAGCACGACGTCGAGGTGGAGTTCCCTCCACTGGGTGATGAATTCCGAGCGGTACGCCTttgggaggaaaggggagatgACACCAAGGCCATGTCCATGCCTGGAACACCTTGGCTTCTCTGAGGCATGCACCAGGCTGTGGTAAGGCTGAGGAGGCAGCTGTGCACCAGAGCAGAGGCAAGGGCTGGTGGCAGCGTGTCTGCCCGATGGAGGAACCCTTGCTGGGTCGCAGTGCTATCAGGACAGATCGGTGTCGCCACTGGCCCAGCCCTAAAGGAACCTCCTTGGACTCATCTCTTGCAGCCTGTAGTGCAGATATCCCCAAAGGGAGACCCACACTGTGTGCAAGTGTCTGCCTCTACAGCACATAGCCAAATTATGGACGGGAACTGGCAAGGTTCCTCTTTTGCCAGACTTGCTCTCAGGACAGCCTTTGTTGCTCTGGGACTGCTGAGTGTGGGTATTTGGGCGTGAGCACTGTAACCCACGAAGTCCTGGCTGAACTGACCAAAAAGCCCAACTAGTCCATTCTTACCTCTTTTTTGTGTCTTTCCCCttgtccccagcaccccactgCACAACCCCTTTCTTAAACACTGACCCCCCTCCTCTCTGCCAAACTGACACCATAATGCCTCAACTCATAGCATGATGCCCGAGAGAAAAGCCCTCAAAACATACCTCTATTTGATGCTGTTGATTCCACAGCTCATTCACTGACCTGCAAGCGGAAATCATAGTaacatttttaagctttaagAAGAGGGGAAACTGTTTAAACAATCCTCCAGGTTGATAAGCCTCAGTGATTTTAGCAATTACTTAAAACAATACATCTTCCTCAATTTGTCTAAAGTTTCCTTAGGCATTTAGCCAAGCTATTAAGCAACAAATGTCtggaaatggaagagagaaggtTTCTCTTGTGAGTCTGGATTGAGTGCTTATCTCTGCCACAAGCTTGCTGTACGACCTTGTCCAAGTTCCTTCATCCTTTCAGGGTAACACAAGGGGCAGTGTAACACTAGGGAAGTGGGGAGATGTGTTCCTAAGACTGAAGCATCGTCCAGGACAGAGAAACCTGCAGAAAGCCTGTTGTGAACCCAGTGCCCCCGACTCCATCGTGGACACTTAGAGGAGAAAGCACAGCTCATTTCCATAGGCATCCCTTGGGACGGTGCTGTCTTACCTCATTCCACACAAGGCATTCAGATAGTCAGCCAGGCGGGGAAACTGGAAAGGCAAATGATTCCTGTTAGGGGCATGATGTGAGGGTGCAGTAACTTGTGCCATCCCAGGAAACCTCAGTTCATGCCCTGACTCAGTCTATGGGGCTGCTGTGCTAAGGGTGAATAACATTGCTTAAGAATGCTCCACATGGTTCTCATTTTGCTTGGCTTCCAACTTCATGTTGttggttctccttttttttttttttttttcttttccttacagcTCACTATTTCCTACTCACAGAGGAATGCACTGACCTGAACCAAGACACTTATTTCTGataaatcaaacttttttttttttttttttccttggtgtcTCATAGAAACaagatttctgctttggttGCCTCCCACTCACTGCTACATTTTTGATCCTGTTAGCTAAGAACAACCCAACTGGAGAGAAGGGCAGTGAAAACTGGAGGATGCAGGACGAGAGGATGTTTATTGTATGAATGGGGCTGCAGTGCGGATCAGCTCTTATTAATCACCAGGAAACCCCTGTGAAAGTGTGCTCTTTGGAAGGCCTCCAAAGCAGGGATAGAACTTCAAACTTGAGTTCCCCTGCTGTAGCAATCCCAACGCATGAATCTGTAGGAAACTGGGCACCGCTAGATGTAGCATTTAAATAACCACTTGCTGTTGGCTCTGCATTATTCTTTACAGCTCTTGGCTGGtccttttctcatttccctttGCACTGGGTAAACCCCAGCAGGGCTCTAGAAAAGACCTTCCAAAGTGACAGCATGTGCCTTGGCATAAAATCCCAGTGTTTGCAGTTAGAGGTGGCTCCCAGTACCGTCATGCTTCTAAGCATCTCAGGGCCTTGTTTACACCACTCTGCTTTGAGCCTGAGGCCAGGAACTCACCAGAGGTTTAAGAATCAGAGCCAGCAGCTTCTTCGCCAGCCTTGGGATCTTGTAGCAAGTCACCTGTGGTTTTAAGCTTGGATCTACAATATTTCCTGTGCTGAGAGATGAAAAGAGGAGGGGATCATGCCAGAGAAGCTGTTTGCCCTTTCTCAGAAACCCGAGTATCTCCTGTTTGGGGTGTGAGAAGAGCTAGTTTTGCCTGTGTGTTGTGCTCAGGGGCATGGGGATAGGGGTGTTTTAGAGCACTCCTGCCAGAGGGCTCCTACTTACAACTCATCCAACCAAGCACGGCCTCCATCAgcaaaaaatgtcttcaaaaacaGTTCAGTCATAACATAGTGGATCCGAAGTGGAGAAAAGGGCACCAGCTGcaccaaaacacaaaatcacACAGCAGCCTGAGGATGTGAATAATTTCCAAGGCCTGACTGGGGATATACTTCACTGGCAGAACAGAAGCCTTCCTGGGCTCCACACACTGGTGGAGGGGCCCATTTCAGCCCTTTAGCCATCTCCCCATATGATTATTCCTCCCTGGCAGCTTTTTGGCTCAGGTCTGAGACCTCTCCATTCCTCCTCCCTCTTGTTCTAGGCAATCACTGAGCCAGAAACTGCACCAGTTTTCCATGTGTCCCAGCTGAATCAATGCCTCCTTAGACATGGCCTTACTTTGCTATGAAGTACTAACATGTTTCTACAAGCATGCCTACATGGAGCAAAAGGTGTTTCCCATCCTGTGTCCCATGGCCCTTTCTCTCAGTACCGTGGTAATTTAAAATGGCGCCTCTGTTATTTATCCCACAGCAGGTCCGAGGGGCTCTGTGTAGCTTCTGAAGGTTGATTACAGCAGGAAGGGGCAAAGCTGGGGGCACCCTGTGGGGACGAGTGTGGGGTGGTGGTGCTCACCttgtgccctgctgcctgcagagcctccCTGGTCTCATGCACCGCCCTGCGCATGCAAGGAGGCAGCGGGAAGTAGCCATCGGTGTCGTAGTACCCGACCCGCAGAGGAGCAGAGCTTGAGTACACCTGGAGCAAAGGAGACACCAGTCTGACGTTGCCTTCCTCCACCCTTTGCCGGGGTCTCTCAGTCTGGTAAACCACACTCCAGTTGAGAGAACGGAAATAATAACTACTTATTTTTGTTAACCATTTTTTGTTCCCCTGATAATTATGAATCATGCCCTCAAAGAGATCTAGGAAGTTACTAGAAACCAGTATTACAACGATAACTGGATCCTTAAGGCATGTAGGACCGTTAAGGACCAGGCTCACCTCCTCGTTGAAGGGGATGGGGGGCACGGTGGGGTCCAGCCGGAACATCTCCTCGCAGAGCAGTGCCTTCATGCAGAGGGCCAGGCTGTCCACATCTCTCGCCATCGGCCCCAGCGCAGAGGGAACTGGTGTGGGACGAGAGCAAATGTCCATAGTAAGCAAAGGAGTGTGTCAAGCACTGGTCTGTCCCTCCACATGGCCACAGTGACTGCAAGGAACCATCAGGCAATGAGGTGGGGTGTTCTAGGTGGCTTCCACACAGGTCTTGGCTGCCTCAGGCCTTCCCGTGGCCTAGAGGATGACTTAAGACTTTAGAGGTGACATAGCTTCTCTGAGGTGACCCCGAGGAGCCACGGCACTCTGCACCTGGGCTTGTTGAACCCAGGCCAGAGTCTTATCCTCTCCTACAAAGCTGACAGGCACATTCCACTCTTCCTGCTCTTCACagcatatagaaaaaaaataaaaaattgaaattcaCATACCTGACAGGATCCCATTGACTGGGCCATTCACTCCAGACaggctgcagaaaaagaaaaaaaaaagtatattgtaATGCCAGTAACAGGGAGATATTCTCAATACGTCTGAACAGGGCATTGCGGTCTTCCATTCAGGACCTCaaccagaaataaattattaaaagaatttGATCTGAGctgagtaaaacagaaaattttggtcaaacaaaacaacaaaaaaataaatctaaaccACAACAACTCTTAGTTGTAGTTTAACCAAAAATGTCCCATTTCGGAGTTATTGAACCACCTTAGCCcctctttcttttaaactcCAGGTCAGTTTTACAGTGAAAGCACTGCTATTTCCAGGCAGAACCTAGCAATATTGCCTCTTGGGAAAGGTTTTGAGCAAAGCAAGTCAGCATTTATGAAACTGtcctctttttcccccaaatactCGCTGTGTACATCATCTTTCAGCTGAGTTTGGCAATTAGCATCCGTCCCTCCAAAACTGCAGTTTGAGGGCAACTTGACTGTTTGGTCCAAGTaaatttctctctgtctctaATTTATAAGTTaggtttttcctttatttgctttcagagatgTAGGGACTGACACTCAGGCAGGTCTGAATTCCCGTTTCCTCACCAGGGACACGCTGTCCTGTGTGACCAGACAGCAGACCCATCCGTTTGCTGAGCCCTCCCTGAACACGGTGGGTAGGTGCACAAGGCGGGTGTGAGCTCAGAGGGACACTGTGTGCCTTGGGAAGGAGCAGCATGGGTTTGCAGGCTCCTTGCAGAGTGGGCAGGGCAGATCGCAGCACCTACCTGAGCCTTTTGGCTGTGGGTTTGAGCCCGCACAGCCCGCAGAAGCTGGACGGCAGGCGGATGCTGCCACCAACGTCTGAGCCGATGCCCAGGATGGAGCCTCCCCCTGCAATCAgagctccctcccctcctgaGGAGCCTCCGGGGGTCTTCTGGTGGTTGAGGGGGTTCAGGGTCTGGCCAAAGATGGTATTACTGCAGTCGTAGCTGAGGAGAAAACCAGCAAACAGGCTGTCAGGAAGAGTCTAGCACCTTGACTTTGTTGTCTCTCTCATGCACTGGGCTTATGCAGCATACCCAACCCCTCCTTCCACCCCATATACCCTTTGGGACAAGGCTCATTCCCATGAGCCGCCACCTCCCATGCACAAGTGCAGTtagtttttgttatttcatggtgttttttttccccttaatctTATAGAAAAGCCATTTTCAGTTCAACTGAGATAGCTGGCAGCTAATGGAAGAGGGACTCATCTGGGGAACATCTTAGAAGACAGGAAGGAGCCTGTCCGTGACCTACAGGATGGGTTTTAGTTTCAGGAGCACAGCCAGAGGGGAGATTTCTAATGATGTATGTTACTTGAAGAGGGATTGCGGCACGTTGGTCTTAGCGAATGGGATGGCCCCCTGTCTCTTCAAAACCTTGACTAGTACGCTGTCCTCCTGCTCTGGAGTGCCCAGGTATTGCACAAGCCCACAGGTTGACAGTtggccctgcagagaggagaagggaCAGTGGACAGGGTCAGCACAGTTCCCCTGCAGTTTTGGAAGGAAGATTTGGTGACCCCTTTGGGGAGTACTAATCTATTCCTTTGCATAGAGGGCCAAGCACTCCTTCTCCTTCCATCCTTAGCAGAGGGCTGCTATGCACTTACAGGGTTAAGGCTTCTTTGGAACCTGGCcttgctctttttcctgctatttCTCTCCCCTGACCTAGATGCAACTTTATAGGTAGTCTTTGTTCACCCACTAGCTCAGGATCAAACCCAGTGTCCTGCTGTCCAGGTGAAGCCACCAGTGAATGTTCAGGGAGAGAACATAAAGTCCAGGCAAACACAATGTGGTCCTTTTTCAGTTAGCTCTGGTGCCTGGGTCTTGTTTTGCTAAAGGGCTCAGTGGACAAGCTACAGTGCTGCAGGGATTCAAGGTTAATGGTTCCTGCTGCCAGTGAGTTTTTGGAAGCTGAGCCTTGTTCTTATCAATCATACAGCAAACGCTGAAGCATAAGTCCAACTTATGGCTCAAAACATCACGTAGCCCAGCTCGTGCTCACCCATGTATCAGAGGagaaatcatttgttttttcactgaTGGAGGCACTGCAACAGATGTGCAACTGGGGCCCTTTGCTCAGGATTTATCTTCTGGCAGGAGAACTGCTTGTGAGATCAATGCCGAGTCTGCTCCCACCAGCATGAGTGGAGTCACTGAAATCAGCTCTTTCAATGACTCTGTCTGGCCTAACTCAGTTCAAAGAAAGCACCCACCAGATCCACACACCTCACATGAGGGGGTCAGAAACTCCTAACTGCCAGGGCTACAGCTGCAATGAGGTGTGGGGCTACAGCCCCAGGCCCAGCCAGGCTTCGTGTGGTATAAGCAAGGGAGGGATTGGGCCCATTCCCCACCCTCTGTTTCACCCCACATCACCACCCAGCCTAGCCCATGATGGGATGCTTCAGGGGGACAAAGGGAAGCACCTTGTGGCCGATGTGGTCCTTGATGCTGACAGGGATGCCGTAGAGAAGCCCTTTCTCCTTCTGCCCTTGTAtttcctggagctgctcctcacacTCTGGGATAAAATGTCGCACGCAGTTTGTCTGCTGGGTCACTTCCAGGGCCTTTGCCATACACATAGAGGAAGAGGTGTTAGTTAAGAACATCTTAATGATGTAGCTGCATTCAGTAGCTATTTGGATCTTTGAAGCAAGTGGTAGCGGTAACCCCTCCCAGAGCATCCTAGCTCAGACCATCTCAGAGGGCTATCTCGTTACGGGTATGACCCAGGAGACAGAGGTATCTCTGTCCTTTCGTATTTCTCCTCTGATATCTGCTGGATTAAAGACTTGCCATAATCAGCAGCTCCACCAAGTCTTCTCCGTCACCAGCCCGTGCTCCACAGCAAGGAGAACATAAGCAAACTGTCCTTCATGCTGCAAACAGGCACTCACCTTCTCTATGTAGGTGTAGAGGACAGTCCTGGGGGACAAGGACCCTTCCTGTAATCTCCCAGCAAGTTCCAGCAGGGGTAGGGACAGGATGGCATCTGTCTGGACACTGGGGACCTGCAAGAGGATGATGGCAAGGATGGCAGGACAGCATCTCCAGGTACCCATGGCAGGGGCCTGTGCCAGGGCGCAGAGGAGACAAGTCCCTTGTATTTTGCTAACATTAACAACAAAGCTTTCCAGAAAGGCAGATCATGCATGTGGGGGCTCAGACTCTGAACTGATGAATGCTTCACATGAATTTGAGCTGTTCTGTAAGCCCCACGGATGTCACAATCATGATGCAAACCCAGGAATCCACCTGTCTCTGGAAGTGTAGAAGACCTTCATGCATCCATTGCAGGGAGGGACAATCACACTCACATCTGAGCCTCCCTTCCCACACTGTGGGACTTATCCATTGACTGAGAGTTAATCTCAGCTGAGGAAACCAATCTGGCCAGAAGAATAtccagagttggaagggacccacaaggatcattgagtccaacttgTGGCTTAAAGGTACCAAAGTCCTTACACACAAGCCTCAGGCTGACCCTTCAACCCTTGGTATAGGTACAGGCACTGTGCTGACAGCCCTGGCATCAACCTAGGGTggtaaaaaaaatctaatagcTCAGGCCAAGCAAACTGAAGAAATCAATAAAGACTTACAGGTGGGTAAACTCTGCTCAGGTGAAGGCAACTGGCAGTTCTCAGtgacaccatttttttctaatgtatatatataaatacatatttttaaatatttaagaaaaaaggttGTAAAGATATATATCACTTGTAGTTGCTTTGATTTATCTCCAAGTGCATTACCTGTGTAGACATGATCTTGTTGAACCAGCACAAATGCGGAAGCAAacagagcagggaggaaaggggggTCAGAAATGAGTGCTGCAAAACTTCAGGAATTGGGGGCCACATCCGTGCTGGTTGGGTGCCTGCCTCATTTATCCCCATGTTGTGTCCTGGTTGCTCACAGGAAGCATTAAGTGCCCTGTGCTTCATTAGTGTTAAGTTAGGCCAAGTATCTTCTGGGCAGATTGGTGGGCCGGGAGGCCTCACTTGCTGGGAATCCTGGTGAAACTTCTTCCTTTGAAGACTCTCCAAGAGCTATCTAGAAGGCAGGTTTTAGAGCCAAAGACAGAGGGGTGTGGACGGATGTATAAACTTAAGagtcaggaagagaaaaagcttttttgcttCTACACATAGAGGTGAGAGGTATTTCTAGATCCCTAAAGATCTAGAAGATTTGGATGGATTAAGGTCCAGTGCTTCATCACCTTTGTTGTCTAAAACCTCGTCCAGTGTGTAACTCACGTCTCCCTGGCTGTAGGCTCCCACCACATCTCATACAGCTTGAGAAAAGCAGcgctctcccttcctcccaagGCAGCCTTACCCCTTGTTGAAGGCTGCTGGAACATCTCCCCTGGGTTCTCTGTGACAAAAGCtagcagcaggagctgaagaaCAACGTCAGAAGACACACCAGTGGGACTCAGCCTACCCACAAGGATGGGTTACCTGCTCCCTGAACTGCCGGACAGCCTTTGCCATTTTCTTCACACCTTCCTCCCGGGTCCTCTGAGcctcttccattttctgctgGATCTGCCTTTCACCCAGCCACTTCCAGACTACCACGGCCACCGCTGAGCcacagagaaggctgagggcAGCAGAAGAAGCCACTTCTGGCTCTGGCAGGAGCtgtctcagctgctgctggatcATTTTGCTGGACCCGCTGATCTCTGAGGatggagggaaaaagagaagcaaggcagagagctcccctgcctccccagaTCTGCTTCTTCCAGCACCAGTGTCTCAGCTCAGCAAGTAGTTTATAAATCCAAAGCTGACCCCTGCAAGAGATGCCTTCACGGGGGCATGCAGTGGGGAATGATTGACGGAGAAGTTCAAAAGGTTAAGTTTGCACAGCCAGTGAACCCTGGGCTGTATTGGGTTTATACGGGCTGTCCGGACTGTGGGAAGTTctctgctggggaggaagggctgggggatcAGCTGGtcaaaagaagcaaggaaataGCTTCACTCCTGTTTCCTGCATAGCCTAGGAGGACAatggaagaaggggaaaaaacagcttgaACTCTCAAGATTTCCCTGCACAGGAATGAAGACAGTATGACGAGAGGATGCATGGCTGTGGGGTACCCACTCATCCACCCCCCCCATGCTGCTACTATGGCAGACACAGGCTGCTTCAGGAGACCTGTGATagggctcagctctgccacagTGTCTGCACGAACCAGGAGAGGTGGGTTCACCCCACAACAGAGCATGCGGTTATTGCTTTAGAAGTGGAAAATCCCACAGCGTTGCAGTCCAGAAGCAAACTATTCCCATCAGATATTAAGACGGCCACTGCTGAGGTCCTTCCAGCACAGACACCTCTCACTACAAGCACACAAGAACCAGGCCCTGTTTCATCTTAAAATTGGTGTTAGTAGGGAGTGttcttctccttgtttttaACTGGGACAATTTATGAGGGACTGTGGACAAAATTGACTTTGGCATCCTCTAAGAAATAGTCTGGAGTTGATGGCAACTAGCTAGCTGGTAACAAATTAAGCTGGCcaccttctgtttttccttttagtggCATCCTTGCCCAGAGGATGCCTCCTCAGTGAAAGCACTGCTCA
Proteins encoded in this region:
- the LOC118243440 gene encoding vitamin D3 hydroxylase-associated protein-like, translating into MIQQQLRQLLPEPEVASSAALSLLCGSAVAVVVWKWLGERQIQQKMEEAQRTREEGVKKMAKAVRQFREQVPSVQTDAILSLPLLELAGRLQEGSLSPRTVLYTYIEKALEVTQQTNCVRHFIPECEEQLQEIQGQKEKGLLYGIPVSIKDHIGHKGQLSTCGLVQYLGTPEQEDSVLVKVLKRQGAIPFAKTNVPQSLFNYDCSNTIFGQTLNPLNHQKTPGGSSGGEGALIAGGGSILGIGSDVGGSIRLPSSFCGLCGLKPTAKRLSLSGVNGPVNGILSVPSALGPMARDVDSLALCMKALLCEEMFRLDPTVPPIPFNEEVYSSSAPLRVGYYDTDGYFPLPPCMRRAVHETREALQAAGHKLVPFSPLRIHYVMTELFLKTFFADGGRAWLDEFTGNIVDPSLKPQVTCYKIPRLAKKLLALILKPLFPRLADYLNALCGMRSVNELWNQQHQIEAYRSEFITQWRELHLDVVLCPVLGPAFTVGFPGKLLPAVSSTMLYNVLNFPAGVVPVSVVTEADEEELKLYRGCCDDSWDRTLKQAVAGAVGLPVAVQCVALPWQEELCLRFMKEVETLSRGKGAA